In the genome of Terriglobia bacterium, the window GCTGCTCGATCTGACCGAATCGAACCCGACGCGGGTTGGGCTGCGGTATCCGGGGGGTCTACTGCAGAGCCTGGCGGACCCCCGCGGCCTGGAGTACCGGCCGGAGGCGCTGGGCCTGGCGGCGGCGCGGGAAGCGGTGGCGGGGTACTACGGCGAGATGGGCGCCAACGTCCCGCCACACACGATCGTTCTGACTTCCAGCACCAGCGAGGCCTACTCGTTTCTCTTCCGCCTGCTCTGCAATCCGGGCGACGAAGTGCTGGTCGGAGTGCCCAGCTACCCGCTGTTCGACTATTTGGCCTCCATTCAGGATGTGAGGCTGGTTCTGTATCCCCTGCTGTATGACCACGGCTGGCAGCTCGACTTCCATTCGCTGGAGCAAGGGCTGGGGACGCGGACGCGAGCGCTGATGCTGGTGCACCCGAACAATCCGACCGGTTCGTACGTGCAGCCGGCAGAGCGCGACCGTCTCAGCAACATCAGCGCGGAGCGCGGGTTAGCACTGGTTGCCGACGAGGTGTTCCTGGATTACGCCATCGCCGGCGCTGCCCCCTTCACGTTTGCGGCCAACCTGGGCGCCCTCACGTTCACCATGAGCGGGTTGTCGAAGGTCGCAGCGCTGCCGCAGGTCAAGCTATCATGGATCGTGGTAAGCGGCCCAAAAGCCGCACGGGACGAGGCTTTACAACGGCTGGAGGTGATCGCGGATACCTACCTGTCGGTGAGCACGGCGGTGCAATTGGCTCTCCCCGAGCTGCTGCGAGATCGGCGGCAGGCGCAAGGACAGATCGGTGATCGCGTGCGGACCAACCTGGCGGAGTTGGATCGCCAACTGGCAGGGCAAAAAGCGTGTCGGCGGCTGGAGATGGAGGCGGGCTGGTACGCCGTGGTGCGGGTACCAGCCACTCGTCCCGATGAGGAGTTGGCGATCCAGATCCTGGAGCGGGAGGGCGTGGTGGTGCACCCTGGCCATTTCTACGATTTTCCCTCTGAGGGATACATTGTTCTGAGCCTTATCCCGCGGGTGGAGCTGTTTGCGGAAGGAGTGCGAAGAGTGTTGATTCATCTCTAAGTAACCGGGGCCGAGGGTTACGCTTCGAGACACAACTCTCAAGGGCGATTCCGGGTGTAAGAGAGGGGGCTGCCAAGGCTTGTGCGGGGCCCATGCTCCCCGGGGTAACCAGTTGGAGACAAGAGAGATACCCGGATGGTTACGAAAGTCCGAGGGCTGGTGAAAGGGCGCAATATTGCTTTTAAGTGCTATATTTCCATGGTATTTTAGGCCACACAAGTGAGTGCCGTGACGCTCCTCCGGCTGTGCATTCACGGGGGTCAGCGGGAGAAGTCTGCGGGTCCCCACGATGCCGGAGCATCGCGGCGCACAAGTGTTTGGGCTCAACGAGGTAGTGATTCAAGCGACAGCGCCGTCCCCCGGGCGTAGAAGCGGAACCATGCCACAGGAAAGCGTCACCCAGATCATCCAGTCGTCGAAGGCGCAAGCCGAGATGCAGGCGCAACTGGAGAAGTTCCGCCGCACGGTGGTGGTGATGTTCACCGACATCAAGGGATCGACGGCGTACTTCGAGAAATACGGTGACGTGGCCGGCCTGATGATGGTGCACCAGTGCAACGACAATCTGCGCCAGATCGTGGAGAAGCATGGGGGACGCGTAGTCAAGGAGATCGGGGACGCCATCATGGCGATCTTCGACGACTGCACGGAATCGGTGCGGGCCTCGATCGAGATGCAGAAGTCGCTGATCGGGTTCAACGCGCCCAAGCCGGAACAAGACCACGTATTCATCCGGATCGGGCTCAATCACGGGACGGGGTTGGTGAAGTCCAACGATGTGTTCGGCGACGTGGTGAACGTGGCGTCGCGCGTGGAAAGCGTGGCATCGCCGGAACAGATCGTCATCTCCGACACACTGAACGTGCAGGTCGCCCCCCTGAACCTGTTCAAGATCGCCTACCTGGGACGTTACGCGCTGAAGGGCAAGGAAGGCGACCGCGACCTGTTCGAGGTCATCTGGGACGAGAAGCGGAAGGCGCGGCCGGCGTCGGCGCACACGGTCGTCACCAGCGACGCGAAGTTCAAAGTCGTGATGCCGCAGTTCAAGCTGCAGCACATCCGCAAGGACGGCTCGGTGGGCTCGGAGCACGATCTGAAGAACGGCAAGCTGACCATCGGAAGGGTGGAAGGCGACCTGAAGTTTGCCGGGGACCCGCAGATGTCGGAGGCGCACGCCAAGTTTTTCGTGGAGCGCGGACAGCTCTACGTCGAGGATATGAGCGGGGGCAAGGGCATCTTCGTGCGGCTGATCGCCACCTACATGATGCAGAACAGCGACGTGATCATGATGGGCCGGCAGGTATTCCAGTTCCGCGAAAAGACCGAAGCGTTGGCCGCGGCGACGGCGACCGGCACCGCCATCACAGAGATCTCGTCGATCATCAAGGAGCCGGTGGCGGAGTTCGTGGCGGTGACACCGCAAGGCGTGGACGAAAATAGCCGTTTTCCGCTGCTGGACCAGGAAATCACCTGGGGGCGCAACCGGGGGACGTACATCTTCCCGGAGGACGGATTCATGAGCCGGGCGCACGCCAAGGTGTACCAGCGGGGGGAGAATTTCTTTCTCGAGGACGTGGGAAGCCGGAACGGAACGTTCATCAAGGTGAGGGGCAAGGCCCCAGTGCCTACGGGAGCGACGGTTCTGGTTGGGGGACAACTTCTGAAGGTGGCCCAATAGGCAGTCATGGCAGGTCCAACAGTCACCAAAATCGGTAAGTATGACGTCATCGAAGTCCTGGGCAAGGGCGGCATGGGCGTCGTCTATAAGGCGATGGACAACCGCATCGGCCGCCTGGTCGCCATCAAGATGATGACGGGGGGCTTCGCCGATAACCCCGACCTGCTGAAACGGTTCTACCGCGAGGCCCAGGCCACGGGCATGCTGGAGCACCCCAACATCGTGATCGTGTACGAGTTGGGCGACCAGGACGGCAACCCGTACATGGTGATGCAATACCTGGAAGGCGAGCCGCTGGACAAGATGATCCAGCAGCGGCGCGAACTCTCCATGGTGGAGAAGCTGGGATACATCATCCAGGCCTGCAACGGACTGAACTACGCGCACCAGCGCGGCCTGGTGCACCGCGACATCAAGCCGGCGAACCTGATGGTGCTGAAGGACGGCACCTGCAAACTGGTGGACTTCGGCATTGCCCGGCTGGGCGACACCAGCCTGACGCGCACCGGGCAGGTGGTGGGCACGATCCACTACATGTCTCCGGAGCAGATCAACGCGCAGGTGGTGGACGGGCGGACGGACATCTGGTCGACCGGAGTGATGCTGTTCGAACTGCTGACCTACACGCTGCCGTTCGAAGGCAACGACATGGCGTCGACGCTGCTGAAGATCATCCACGAGCAGCCGCCCTCGCTGAACAAGTTCCTCACCAACTACCCGCCGGACCTCGACGAGGTCATCCAGAGAGCGCTGGCCAAAGATCGCGAAGAGCGGTACGCGACGGCGGAGGACTTCGCTTTCGACCTGGGCCGGGTCCAGGAACAGCTCAAGAAACAGGTGGTGAGCGAGTACGTGGACCGGGCGCGCAACATGATGGAGCGGCAGGACCTGCAGAAGGCCAAGGAACTGCTGCAACAGGTGTTGCGCGTGGACACGCAGCACACCGTGGCCAAGGAGCTGATGCACGAAGTGCAGCAGCGCATGCAGAAGCAGGTGCGCGGCGAGCAGATCCGGCAGCTCCGGTCGAATGCGGAAGACGCGTTTGCGCAGAAAATGTACGACGACGCGCTGGCGTACGTCGAACAGGCGCTCTCGCTGGACAAGACCAACACCGAGCTGATCAACCTGCGCGAGCTGGTCAAGTCCGCCAAGGACAAGAGGGACAAGGCGGTGGCGGGGCTGCGCAAGGCGGAAGCGGCGCAGCAGGCCGGAGACCTGGAAATGGCGATTAAGGCGGTGGAAGAGGCCATCGCGGTCGATCCCGACAACACCCAGGCCAAGGCGCTGCAGGCGGCGATCACACGCGAACTGGCCGAGCACTCGAAGCAGAGGCAGTTACAGGGCCTGTTGGACGGGGCGCGCCGCGACATCACGTCGCGCAAATACACGGCCGCGTTCGAAGTGCTGAAGCAAGCGGAAGAGATCGATCCGGCGAGCCCGGAGCTGCACACGCTGATGAGCCTGGCGTCCTCGGGGCGGGACCAGGAGAGTCGCCGCCGGGAGCTGGAAAAGGCGGCCGCGGAGATCGAAGACGCGCTCAACCGGGATGACCACGTCCTGGCCTGCGCCAAGGCGGACGAAGCGTTGCAGCGCTTCCCCAGCGATCCCGGCCTGCTGAAGCTGAAATCGCTCGCCGACAAACAGCGCGAAACGAGCGAAAAGAAGAAGTTCGTCGAGGAACAGATCGTCAAGGCGCGCAAGCTGTTGGATTCGGGGAAAGCGGCGGAGGCGCTGTCGCTGCTGGAAGGCGCTGCGCAAAGAGCGGCGGGCGACTCGCGGCTGCAGTCGCTGCTGGCGATCGTGCGCGAGAGCGCCGAGCGCGAGAAGAGCGATCGCACCAAGGACGAATTCATCGCCAAAGCCAAGGAGTGCCTGCGCAAGAAGGATTACGACGGGGCCGTGATGGTGCTGGAGATGGCGCAGGCGCAGATCGAAGGCTCGGCCGAGATCAACGACCTGCTGCAGTACGCCCGGGACGAAGCGGTGCAGCAGGCGCGCAACCGGAAGGTAGAAACGGCGACGACGGAAGCGCAACGGCTGATGGCGGAGGAGGAGTACGACCGGGCGGTCGTGGTGCTGGAAGCGGCGCTCAAGGAGGCCCCGGTCGACGAGCTGAAGGTGCTGCTGGCGGACGCCAAGCGGCACATGGAGGAATCCAGCAAGAAGATCCATACAGCGATCGCCAAGGCGCAGAAGCTGCTGGAAACGCGCAAGGTGGACGATGCGGTTGCCTTCATGGAGGGGCTGCCGAAGTCCTACGCACGCTCGCCTGAGTTCACCAACCTGCTGGAGAAGGCGCGCAGCGAGCAGGACATGGTGCGCGCGGTGGGCGGCGCGGTGAAGCAGGCGAAAGGGGCGATCGAGAAGGGCGACTTCGCCCGGGCCATCGACATCATCGACGCCTGCAAGAAGACCTACGGGGAGACGCCCGACATCAAGGCTGCGCTGGCCGACATCGAAAGCAAAAAGGTCTCCATGGCGCGGCAGGTCGTGGACAAGGCGGTGCGCGATGCGCGCACCCTGCTGCTCTCGAGGCAATACGGGGCGGCACTGAGATCGCTGCATGCCGCCGGGCCGCTGGTGCCGGCGGCGCCGGCCGACCTGCAACAGCAGTACAACGCCCTGAAGGCGGACGCGGAGAAGGGCGCCTCGCGCCTGCAGAAGGAACAGGAACTGATGGGCAAGACCATGGTCGCCGGCTCTGTAGACATGTCGCAGACCATGGTGGCGGGGTCGGTCGATGCTGCAACGGCCCCGGCAGCGGCGCGCGGCGCCGCGGCACCCCATCGCGCGCCAGTGGTCGTGCCGCCGCCGCCAAAGAAGTCGCCGGTGATGATGATCGTCATTGGCGTGGTCGTTCTGGCTGTTATTGGGGTGCTTGCCTATCTTCTCAGGGACAGGATTGCGCCTCCCCCTCCCAGTACGGCTTCGGTGAAAGTCAACGCCATTCCTTGGGGTGCCGTCAAGTTAGCCCGCTGTACAAGCCAGGCGGCGCCCGGCGCCTGCAAACCGGGATACGTGAAGTCGTACGAAAAGGAACCGAATAACCAAACCCCCATTCTGTTAAGGCTCCCGCCGGGCGAGTACGAGATCGTCGTTTTGGGTCCTGGCGGTCAGGAGAAGATGGAGAAGACCAAGATTTCGGAGACGTCGACGGGATCGGTCACGCCAGTGTTCGAGCAACTCGATGTGGAGAAGATCGTCAATGCGAAGTAAAGGGCGAATCTGGATGCTGCTGGTCCTGGTGGCCATGGCGCCGCTGGCGGCCTATGCGGACAAAAAATCCGAACTAGACCAGAAAGGGAAAGCCGCGGCCGCGGCGGGAAATGTCTTCGAGGCGAAAAACGCCTACTGCGAGCTAGCCGATCTGGATCCGAACTACCCGCAGGCGAAGATGATGTGTTCCGTCATGACGAAGGAGGCGGACAAGGAACAGGCGCGCTGCGAGAGTCGATTCAGCGATGCGATGCAGGACATCAATCAGAGCAAGTTCGATGATGCCGAGCAGAAGCTGAGGAACGTCAAAGCCGGTTGCAAACGATACGACGAAGCCCAACAGTACGTGAAAGTGAAGATCCCCCAGATGAAGACGGAAGGGGATCGGGACAAACTGGCGGCGCAAAAACTACAGGAAGCCAAGCAGGGTTACGCCAAGAACGACTTCACGGGAGCGAAGGCTGCATTGAGTCAGATTCCCGGATCGAGCTCCAAAGCCGGAGAAGCACAGGATCTGCTGAACAAGATCAAGCAGTACGAGCAGGCAATGGCCGAGGGTGACAGGCTCCTGAACGGCAAGAATTACGGTGCTGCCCGAAATAGTTATCAGGAAGCCGCGAAACTGAAGGCCGACGGTCCCGGAGATCCGACCGGCAAGATCCAGAAGGCGGTGGATGCAGAAAAGGTCTCGATCGCCCTAGTGGACGAACAGAAGCGGAAGGAAGAGGAAACAAGGAAGGAAGCCGAGCGCCGGGCCAAGAAGCCGACGCTCGCATTGCAGGTCAGTCCGAACAGCGGCCAGGCCGCGCTCACGGTCAATGCCAAGGCGAACCCGACCGAGGGCGGTACGAAGCTCATCGGCACTCTGATCCAGTGGGGAGACGGATCGGTCACGAACGATGCCACTGGTTCGCACGTGTACAAGAACGCGGGCACGTACGACGTGGTGGCGTGGGTCACGGATGAGGCCGGGAACAAGGTGTCGCAGATCCAGACGGTGCGGGTGATCGAAGCGGCAGTCAAGCAGATCGCGCCCGAGGTGGACGTCGCCCAAACCCTTGCTGAAGCCAGGGCGGCAAAGGCCAAGGGTAACATCAGCTTGGCCCGCGGCAAGTACATGAAGGTCCTGACCGCGGACAAGACCAACGCCGAGGCGATCGCGGCGCTGGACGAACTCTCCAAACAGGCCGCAACCACTCCTGCCCAGCCGACGCCGGAACCGCAGACGCCGGGCGTGATCTCGGATTCTGACCAGTTGCTTGCCAAAGGCATCACCGAGTATTACACGGGGAATTTCGATGACGCCTACAGCGACCTCAAGGACTACCTCAAGTTCAAGGGCGAGAAAGTCGGCCTCGCCAACTTCTACATGGGAGCATTGAAGGCGACACAGTACCACCTGGGCGGCGCCACCGAATCTAGTTTGCTGGACGCAGCGACGAATGCATTCCGCGTCGCCAAGAAGACCCCTAACTTCAAGCCTCCCACGAAGTACATTTCGCCGAAGATCCTCGACATGTATAACAACGCCGGCATGTGATCCGGAGCAGCCTCAGGAGAACGATGCCCCGGTCCAGCCGCACGGCGGACCGGGGTTTTTGTTTGCGCTCAGGGGCGGCGGAGGAGGAAGGGGTTGGTCTCGCGCTCATTACCGATGGTGGTGAGCGGACCGTGTCCCGGGACGACGATGGTGTCGTCGGGCAGCGACAGCACGGGACCGTGCAGCGAGGCCATGATCTTGTCGAAGGAGCCGCCGGGCAGGTCGGTGCGGCCGATGCTGCCGGCGAACAGGGTGTCGCCGGCGAAGAGCATCTTCTCGGCGGGGAAATAGAGGCAGACGCTGCCCTCGGTGTGCCCCGGCGTGTGCAGAAACGTGCCGGAGAGCATGCCGGCGCGGACCGGATCGGCATCGGCGATGGGCTGGTCGATGGCGACCGGCCCGGGAGGGCGCATGCCCGTCCAGGCGGCCTGCACGTCCAACATCTTCAGAAGGGCATAGTCGTTCTGGTTGAGCAAAATGGGCGCGCCGGTCAGGCGCTTGAGCTTCATCGCCCCGCCCACGTGGTCGATGTGGGCGTGGGTGATGACGATCTGCTTGACGGTGAGGCGGTGGCGGCGCACCAACTCCATGACGTCGTCTACGTCATCGCCGGGGTCGATGACGATGGCCTCGCGTGTGCCCTCGTCCCCGATGACGGAGCAGTTGCACTGGAGAGGGCCGACGGCCAGGATCTCGTGGATCATAAAGAAGTACCCAGTACTCGGTACTAAGTACCCAGCAAAGACAGGATAAATGAAAAGGGCCGCGTGAAAACGAGGCCCTTCGACGATTCAAGCTGGAACTTACTTCGACGGCGGCGGAGGGGCGGCCGGCTGGTTCTGCTGCGGCTGTCCCTGCACCGGGTTTTGCGCCGGCGGCTGGGAGGAGGGTTGCGTCTGGCCCTGGGTTTGCGCGGGCTTGGCGCCGCCGAGAACGGAACTGGCCTTCCTCTTGGAGGCGATGATGGCCAGCGAGAGGGAGGTGATCATGAAGATCACCGTGGCCCAGGTGGTCGCCTTGGTAAGCACGGTGGCTGCGCCGCGGGGGCCGAAGGCGGTCTGGCTGCCCATGCCGCCGAAGGCGGCGGCGATGTCGGCGCTCTTGCCGCTTTGCAGCAGTACGACGACGATCAGGAAGAAACAGACGACGACGTGGAGAATGGTGAGCAGGACAACCATGCTGTGTACAAACCCGGGCGCAAACGCGCCTCGACCTTTCTGAAAACTCTTTCTTTGCCCGTTGTAAGGGGACGGATGGTGCGGAAGGCGGGACTTGAACCCGCATGCCTTTCGGCGCCACCCCCTCAAGATGGTGTGTCTGCCAATTCCACCACTTCCGCACACGCAGACGGACACTTGCTAGAGGGCCAACAAATTATAGCAGAAGAGCTTATTGCCTCGGCCCGCTCAGTATTTGACGATGGCGGTGAAGCTGTCGGGCTTGAGGCTGGCGCCGCCGACCAGGGCGCCATCGATCTCCTCTTCCGACATCAATGCCTTGGCGTTCTCCGGCTTGACGCTGCCGCCGTAGAGGATGCGCAGGTTGTCGGCGAGTTCCTGTCCCATGGCCTTGGCGACCTCGGCGCGGATGAGGGCGTGGGCTTCGGCGGCCATCTGCGGGGTCGCGGTCTTGCCGGTGCCGATGGCCCAAACGGGCTCGTAAGCGACCACCAGCCTGGCAGCCTTCTTGCCGGAGATCTTGCGGAAGGCGCGGGCACACTGGCGGCGCAGAACTTCCTCGGTCATGCCCGACTCGCGCTCCTCCAGCACCTCGCCGACGCAGACGATGGGTGTAAGGCCGGCTTCGAGGGCGGTTTTGAGGCGGGCGTTGACCGTGTCGTCGGTCTCGGCGAAATACTGGCGGCGCTCGGAGTGGCCGATGATGGCGTGGGTGCAGCCGATGGCCAGCAGCATGTCCGCAGAGATCTCGCCGGTGAAGGCGCCTTCCTTTTCCCAGGCGACGTTTTGCGCGCCCACGGCAACGTTGGAGCCCTTGGCGGTTTCGACCACGGCGGCGATGTCCACGAAGGGCGGGCAGACGACGATCTCGTCGCGGTCGTGGCCGGCGACCATGGGGAGAAAGGCGCGCACGAACTCGCGGGCCTGGTCGGGAGTCTTGTACATCTTCCAGTTAGCGGCGATGAGTTTTTTTCTTGGCATGAGTGTTCCTAGGAGGCGGCGCGAACGACGTGGCGCGCTGCATCAGTAAAAGCGTCGAAGGTGGATTGGTCGAAGAGGACGAAGCGCACAGTCTCCACGTGCTGGAGCTTGGGCAGGATCTCGGCGACGGTCTTCAGAGCGACCGCGGCAGCCTCGGCTACGGGATAGCCGAAGATGCCGGTGGAGATGGCGGGGAAGGCGATGCTCTTGAGCTGCAGGCCGTCGGCGACGTGGAGTGATTCGCGGTAGCAACTGGCCAGGGAATCACGCTCGCCGCGGCGGCCTCCTTCCCAGATCGGTCCCACGGCGTGAATGACGTGCCGCGCGGCAAGTTTGCCGGCGGTGGTGGCGACAGCGCCTCCGGTCCGGACCGGACCGCGCTCGCGGCGCAGGGTGCCGCACTCTTCGGCGATCGACGGTCCCCCGGCGCGATGGATGGCGCCGCAGACCCCGCCGCCGGGCAAAAGCTCGGAGTTGGCCGCGTTGACGATCGCATCCACGGTCTCGCGTGAGATGTCGCCCTGGGTGAATTCGATGCTACGGGTTGGGGTCAGGGAAATCTTCATCCAACTTACAATTTGCGATTTGTGATTAAAGACGGAACTGATGGTGACCGTCACGAATCACCAATCGCGAATCACTCACTTGTCGGTCAATGCTTCCACTCCCGGCAGTTTCTTGCCTTCCAGGAACTCCAGCGAGGCGCCGCCGCCGGTGGAGATGTGCGTGATCTTGTCGGCGACGCCGGCCTGCTGCACGGCAGCCACCGAGTCGCCGCCGCCGATGATGGAAGTGGCAGCGCGGTTCGCGGCCACCGCCTGAGCGATCTTCACCGTGCCCTGGGCAAAGGGCGCCATCTCGAATACGCCCATGGGGCCGTTCCACACGATGGTGCGGGCGCGGTCGATCTCGGCCGCGAAAAGCGCCACGGTCTTGGGACCGATGTCGAGGGCCATCTGGTCGTCGGCGAGCGCGTGGTCCGCGGGAACGATCTTGGTATGGGCGTCGGCGGACATGCTGGTGGCGACGACGTGGTCCACCGGCAGCAGGAACTTGACCCCGCGGGCCTTGGCGTCGGAGAGCAGGCGCTTGGCCAGGTCGAGCTTGTCATCCTCGACCAGCGATTTGCCCACCTTGGCCCCGTGCGACTTCAGGAAGGTGTAGGCCATGCCGCCGCCGATGAGCAGGGTGTTGACCTTGCCCAGGAGGTTCTGGATGACGGCGATCTTGTCGCTGACCTTGGCGCCGCCGAGGATGGCGACGAAGGGCTGCGCCGGATTATGCAGCGCCTTGCCCAGATAGGTGAGCTCCTTCTCCATCAGCAGGCCGGCGGCGCATTTCTTGACGAACTTGGTGATGCCGGCGGTCGAGGCGTGGGCGCGGTGGGCCGAGCCGAATGCATCGTTGACGTAGAGGTCGCAGAGCTCGGCGAGCTGCTTGGAGAAGTTCTCGTCGTTGGCTTCCTCTTCGGCATGGAAGCGAAGGTTTTCCAGCAAAAGCGTCTGGTGCTTCTCGAGACGCGAAGCCAGCTCCTTGGCCTGCTCGCCGACACAGTCCGGAGAGAAGCCGACGTTGAAGCCCCGGCCCAGCTTCTCGTCGAGGAGGATGCGCAGGCGCTCGCCGGCGGGCTTCAGGCTCATCTTGGGATTGGGTTTGCCCTTGGGACGGCCCAGGTGCGACGCCAGGATGAGTCTCGACCCGTGCTTCAGTGCATACTCGATGGAAGGCAGGGTCTCGCGGATGCGGGTGTCGTCGGTGACGTTGCCGTATTCATCCAGCGGGACATTGAAATCGACGCGCATGAAGACGCGCTTGCCGCTCAGGTCGAGATCTTTGATCGAAAGTTTCGCCATAAGGACTCCATCCGTGAAGGATTGTGGATGGCGGGAGACGCGGGACGATGTGCGCCGCGTCTCCCCTCCTTGTGATGAGCTACAGGCCCTTACTGCCCAGGAAAATGATGAGGTCACGCACGCGGCACGAGTATCCCCACTCGTTGTCGTACCAGGAGATGACCTTCACACAGTTGCCGGCCACGACACGCGTGAGCGGAGCGTCCACGATGGACGAGCGGGAATCGTGGCGGAAATCCATAGAGACCAGCTCCTGCTCCTCGTAGCCCAGGTACTTGGCGAGGCGGCCGGACTCGCTGGCCTTCTTCATGGCCGCATTGACCTCTTCGACCGTGGTCTTCTTCTCCACGAATACCACCAGGTCGACGACCGAAACGTTTGGCGTGGGTACGCGCATGGCAAAACCGTCGAGCTTGCCCTTCAGCTCGGGGATGACGAGGTGCACGGCCTTGGCAGCGCCGGTGGAGGTCGGGATCATGGAAAGTGCGGCAGCGCGGGCACGACGCAGGTCCTTGTGGGGGAAGTCGAGGATGACCTGGTCATTCGTATAAGAGTGAATGGTGGTCATCGTGCCCGACTGGATAGTGAAGTTGTCGTTCATCACCTTGGCGATCGGCGCCAGGCAGTTCGTCGTACAGGAGGCGTTGGAGATGATGTGGTGCTTGGCCGGGTCGTACTTGTCTTCGTTGACGCCCAGCACGATGGTGAGATCCTCGCCTTTCGCCGGGGCAGAGATGATGACCTTCTTGACCGTGTCGTGCAGGTGGGCCTTGGCCTTGTCCGCTTCCGTGAAACGCCCGGTGGATTCGACGACGACCTGGGCGCCCACGGACTTCCAGTCCAGCTTGGCGGGGTCCTTCTCGGCAAATACGCGGATGCGCTTGCCGTCGACCTCGATGTAGTCCGCGCCGTGCGTGACCTTGTTGGTCAGGTTGCCGAGCACGGAATCGTACTTCAGCAGGTGGGCCAGCGTTTTGGCGTCGGTCAGATCGTTGACCGCGACGAAGTCGAGGTTCTTATCGTTGAGGGCGGTGCGCAGAATGTTGCGCCCGATACGGCCAAATCCATTGATGCCAACTTTGATTGCCATTTTGCCTCCGGCGGAATGTAAGAGCGGGATAATGGGCCGATGTCGAAACTCAAAATGCTAACACCGGGGTAAGGCAGGCGCAAATGAAGCTACTCCCTCATTGCCGTGTCATGCGCCCTTGTGTTACAAGCGCAACATGCGCAAGTGGATGAAAGATCGCCTGCGCCGGCGGAAACGCAAAGGCGTGTCCCCGGAATCAGAGTCCACCGGCAAGGTGGGACAGGAGAAGCAGGCGCCCGAAGCAGGACAGCCGGCTCCGATTCAGCCGTCGTACCTGGATGCCTTTGAGAAGGAGCGGCGCGCGGCCGCGACCAGCCAGGGCGAGCAGAAATTCGAAGTCGAAACCCAGCCGGAGACTCCGGCGGTGCCGCCGGCAGCGCCCGCCGACGCCATGGGCGCGCAGCCGAAGAAAAAGCCCCAGGGAGTGGTCATCCTGGCCATCGGGCTGCCCGGATCGGGCAAGA includes:
- the tpiA gene encoding triose-phosphate isomerase, whose protein sequence is MPRKKLIAANWKMYKTPDQAREFVRAFLPMVAGHDRDEIVVCPPFVDIAAVVETAKGSNVAVGAQNVAWEKEGAFTGEISADMLLAIGCTHAIIGHSERRQYFAETDDTVNARLKTALEAGLTPIVCVGEVLEERESGMTEEVLRRQCARAFRKISGKKAARLVVAYEPVWAIGTGKTATPQMAAEAHALIRAEVAKAMGQELADNLRILYGGSVKPENAKALMSEEEIDGALVGGASLKPDSFTAIVKY
- a CDS encoding pyridoxal phosphate-dependent aminotransferase; the protein is MFADRTGWELAPNRFSAALERARNAGRELLDLTESNPTRVGLRYPGGLLQSLADPRGLEYRPEALGLAAAREAVAGYYGEMGANVPPHTIVLTSSTSEAYSFLFRLLCNPGDEVLVGVPSYPLFDYLASIQDVRLVLYPLLYDHGWQLDFHSLEQGLGTRTRALMLVHPNNPTGSYVQPAERDRLSNISAERGLALVADEVFLDYAIAGAAPFTFAANLGALTFTMSGLSKVAALPQVKLSWIVVSGPKAARDEALQRLEVIADTYLSVSTAVQLALPELLRDRRQAQGQIGDRVRTNLAELDRQLAGQKACRRLEMEAGWYAVVRVPATRPDEELAIQILEREGVVVHPGHFYDFPSEGYIVLSLIPRVELFAEGVRRVLIHL
- a CDS encoding MBL fold metallo-hydrolase; this encodes MIHEILAVGPLQCNCSVIGDEGTREAIVIDPGDDVDDVMELVRRHRLTVKQIVITHAHIDHVGGAMKLKRLTGAPILLNQNDYALLKMLDVQAAWTGMRPPGPVAIDQPIADADPVRAGMLSGTFLHTPGHTEGSVCLYFPAEKMLFAGDTLFAGSIGRTDLPGGSFDKIMASLHGPVLSLPDDTIVVPGHGPLTTIGNERETNPFLLRRP
- a CDS encoding protein kinase, with product MAGPTVTKIGKYDVIEVLGKGGMGVVYKAMDNRIGRLVAIKMMTGGFADNPDLLKRFYREAQATGMLEHPNIVIVYELGDQDGNPYMVMQYLEGEPLDKMIQQRRELSMVEKLGYIIQACNGLNYAHQRGLVHRDIKPANLMVLKDGTCKLVDFGIARLGDTSLTRTGQVVGTIHYMSPEQINAQVVDGRTDIWSTGVMLFELLTYTLPFEGNDMASTLLKIIHEQPPSLNKFLTNYPPDLDEVIQRALAKDREERYATAEDFAFDLGRVQEQLKKQVVSEYVDRARNMMERQDLQKAKELLQQVLRVDTQHTVAKELMHEVQQRMQKQVRGEQIRQLRSNAEDAFAQKMYDDALAYVEQALSLDKTNTELINLRELVKSAKDKRDKAVAGLRKAEAAQQAGDLEMAIKAVEEAIAVDPDNTQAKALQAAITRELAEHSKQRQLQGLLDGARRDITSRKYTAAFEVLKQAEEIDPASPELHTLMSLASSGRDQESRRRELEKAAAEIEDALNRDDHVLACAKADEALQRFPSDPGLLKLKSLADKQRETSEKKKFVEEQIVKARKLLDSGKAAEALSLLEGAAQRAAGDSRLQSLLAIVRESAEREKSDRTKDEFIAKAKECLRKKDYDGAVMVLEMAQAQIEGSAEINDLLQYARDEAVQQARNRKVETATTEAQRLMAEEEYDRAVVVLEAALKEAPVDELKVLLADAKRHMEESSKKIHTAIAKAQKLLETRKVDDAVAFMEGLPKSYARSPEFTNLLEKARSEQDMVRAVGGAVKQAKGAIEKGDFARAIDIIDACKKTYGETPDIKAALADIESKKVSMARQVVDKAVRDARTLLLSRQYGAALRSLHAAGPLVPAAPADLQQQYNALKADAEKGASRLQKEQELMGKTMVAGSVDMSQTMVAGSVDAATAPAAARGAAAPHRAPVVVPPPPKKSPVMMIVIGVVVLAVIGVLAYLLRDRIAPPPPSTASVKVNAIPWGAVKLARCTSQAAPGACKPGYVKSYEKEPNNQTPILLRLPPGEYEIVVLGPGGQEKMEKTKISETSTGSVTPVFEQLDVEKIVNAK
- a CDS encoding FHA domain-containing protein yields the protein MPQESVTQIIQSSKAQAEMQAQLEKFRRTVVVMFTDIKGSTAYFEKYGDVAGLMMVHQCNDNLRQIVEKHGGRVVKEIGDAIMAIFDDCTESVRASIEMQKSLIGFNAPKPEQDHVFIRIGLNHGTGLVKSNDVFGDVVNVASRVESVASPEQIVISDTLNVQVAPLNLFKIAYLGRYALKGKEGDRDLFEVIWDEKRKARPASAHTVVTSDAKFKVVMPQFKLQHIRKDGSVGSEHDLKNGKLTIGRVEGDLKFAGDPQMSEAHAKFFVERGQLYVEDMSGGKGIFVRLIATYMMQNSDVIMMGRQVFQFREKTEALAAATATGTAITEISSIIKEPVAEFVAVTPQGVDENSRFPLLDQEITWGRNRGTYIFPEDGFMSRAHAKVYQRGENFFLEDVGSRNGTFIKVRGKAPVPTGATVLVGGQLLKVAQ
- the secG gene encoding preprotein translocase subunit SecG; this translates as MVVLLTILHVVVCFFLIVVVLLQSGKSADIAAAFGGMGSQTAFGPRGAATVLTKATTWATVIFMITSLSLAIIASKRKASSVLGGAKPAQTQGQTQPSSQPPAQNPVQGQPQQNQPAAPPPPSK
- a CDS encoding O-acetyl-ADP-ribose deacetylase, which produces MKISLTPTRSIEFTQGDISRETVDAIVNAANSELLPGGGVCGAIHRAGGPSIAEECGTLRRERGPVRTGGAVATTAGKLAARHVIHAVGPIWEGGRRGERDSLASCYRESLHVADGLQLKSIAFPAISTGIFGYPVAEAAAVALKTVAEILPKLQHVETVRFVLFDQSTFDAFTDAARHVVRAAS